In Chryseobacterium gleum, a single genomic region encodes these proteins:
- a CDS encoding phage integrase SAM-like domain-containing protein: protein MGCFIDRCRKVMDDMELGIVKKKDGDLYSAFTIRSMRSNIRVVQSFVVATRGVLRMKDVNKELVADFHQFLLDKNLAKNTISGRLNGLRFWIRRFCGEKLLDYCGERGKYPMEITTAIALSIEELRTLYI, encoded by the coding sequence ATGGGATGTTTTATTGATCGCTGTCGGAAAGTGATGGATGATATGGAATTAGGAATTGTGAAAAAGAAAGACGGGGATCTATATAGTGCATTCACAATTCGGAGTATGCGCAGTAACATCCGTGTGGTACAAAGTTTTGTAGTTGCTACGCGTGGTGTACTTAGAATGAAGGACGTAAATAAAGAACTTGTAGCCGATTTCCATCAATTTTTGCTTGATAAAAATCTGGCTAAAAATACTATTTCAGGAAGACTTAACGGACTTCGATTTTGGATAAGAAGATTTTGCGGTGAAAAATTACTTGATTACTGTGGCGAACGTGGTAAATACCCGATGGAAATTACCACAGCAATTGCTTTAAGTATTGAGGAATTAAGGACATTGTATATTTAA
- a CDS encoding metallophosphoesterase translates to MKKQKGQTFIIGDLHGAYKALIQCLNRSAFDYQNDTLIQLGDVADGHNEVYECVEELLKIKNLIAIKGNHDAWFQEFIQTDFHPVSWNYSGKGTIESYLKYKDGPKVCFSKGSGFKTSLNSSDIPPLHRQFFRDQKPYYILDDNICFVHGGFDRYLDFFEQPEKNYYWDRRLWTEALSHVDEGKRMDTFEIVTHFESIYVGHTSTLNWGKSQPMEALNITNMDTGAGSNGKLTIRNIDTEEIWQSDALDTLYDDYKYVAHMHE, encoded by the coding sequence ATGAAAAAGCAAAAAGGTCAAACCTTCATTATCGGTGATCTCCACGGAGCCTATAAAGCTTTAATTCAATGTTTAAATAGATCGGCTTTTGATTATCAAAATGACACCTTAATTCAACTCGGTGATGTAGCCGATGGTCATAACGAAGTCTACGAATGTGTAGAGGAACTTTTAAAAATTAAAAATCTGATAGCGATTAAGGGAAACCATGACGCATGGTTCCAAGAGTTTATCCAGACTGATTTTCATCCTGTATCATGGAATTACAGTGGAAAAGGAACAATAGAATCTTATCTGAAATACAAAGATGGTCCAAAGGTGTGCTTTTCCAAAGGATCAGGATTTAAAACTTCCTTAAACTCTTCTGATATCCCGCCATTGCATCGACAGTTTTTTCGGGATCAAAAACCATACTATATTTTAGATGACAATATATGCTTTGTTCATGGTGGTTTTGATCGATACCTAGATTTCTTTGAACAGCCAGAAAAAAACTACTATTGGGATCGCAGACTGTGGACCGAAGCATTGAGCCATGTAGATGAAGGAAAAAGAATGGACACTTTTGAAATAGTTACTCATTTTGAAAGTATTTATGTGGGTCATACCTCTACGCTAAATTGGGGAAAAAGCCAACCTATGGAAGCTTTAAATATCACTAATATGGATACTGGAGCTGGATCAAATGGAAAATTGACTATAAGGAATATTGATACGGAAGAAATTTGGCAGTCAGACGCACTGGACACCCTTTATGATGATTACAAATATGTCGCACACATGCATGAATAA
- the mobC gene encoding conjugal transfer protein MobC, with translation MMQEDDLRGLAKIMAFMRAVSILLLLMNFYWFCYSFFHVQGWTLEVLERILKNFQRTSGLFSNSFNSKLFALILLALSCLGTKGVKNEKIKWTNINSCLIIGLILYLLNFPLIQISALLYMLTTSAGFILLMVAGLWMSRLLKSRLMDDPFNNENESFLQETRLIENEYSVNLPTKFYYKGKWNDGYINVVNPFRAAIVAGTPGSGKSYAIINNYIKQHIEKGFSMYVFDFKFDDLSVIVYNHLLKHYDKYKVRPHFYVLNFDDPRRSHRCNPLSPSFLTDISDAYESAYTIMLNLNRTWIQKQGDFFVESPIILLASIIWFLKIYQDGKYCTFPHAIELLNKKYADLFTILTSYPELENYLSPFLDAWEGGAQDQLQGQIASAKIPLSRIISPKLYWVMSGNDFSLDINNPDAPKILCVGSNPDRQNIYSAALGLYNSRIVRLINKKKQLKCSLIIDELPQIFFRGLDNLIASARSNLISVCLGLQDYSMLTRDYGDKESKVIQNIVGNIFAGQVVGDTAKNLSERFGKIVQKRQSISINRNDTSSSISTQLDSLIPASKISTLSQGMFVGAVADNFGEKIEQKIFHAQIVVDNEKVANETKNYKPIPQIRSFLSDTGEDIMEKEIDENYRKIKLDVSIIISNELSRINNDPELSHLIKKDKK, from the coding sequence ATTATGCAAGAAGACGATTTACGGGGATTGGCCAAGATCATGGCCTTTATGCGCGCAGTAAGTATTTTATTGCTACTGATGAATTTCTATTGGTTCTGTTATTCTTTCTTTCATGTACAGGGATGGACCCTTGAAGTTTTGGAGAGGATATTGAAGAATTTTCAAAGAACCTCAGGCCTGTTTTCCAATTCCTTTAATAGTAAGTTATTTGCCCTGATTCTATTGGCACTAAGTTGTTTGGGTACAAAAGGAGTAAAAAATGAAAAGATAAAATGGACAAATATCAATAGCTGCCTGATAATAGGTTTAATACTTTACCTTTTAAACTTTCCCCTTATCCAAATTTCTGCTTTGCTCTATATGCTAACAACCTCTGCTGGATTTATCCTACTTATGGTTGCAGGACTATGGATGAGCAGACTGCTGAAAAGCAGGTTAATGGATGACCCTTTTAATAACGAAAATGAAAGTTTCTTACAGGAAACCAGACTTATCGAAAACGAATATTCCGTCAACTTACCTACCAAATTCTACTATAAGGGTAAATGGAACGATGGATATATTAATGTGGTCAATCCTTTTCGTGCAGCAATAGTTGCTGGGACCCCAGGATCTGGAAAAAGCTATGCTATAATCAATAATTATATCAAGCAACACATCGAGAAGGGATTTTCGATGTATGTTTTCGACTTTAAGTTTGATGATCTTTCTGTCATTGTATATAACCATTTGTTGAAGCATTATGATAAATATAAGGTCAGACCACATTTTTATGTCTTAAACTTTGATGATCCACGTCGCAGCCATCGTTGTAATCCTTTAAGTCCATCATTTTTGACAGATATATCAGATGCATACGAATCAGCATATACCATAATGTTAAACTTAAACAGAACATGGATTCAGAAACAGGGCGATTTCTTTGTTGAATCTCCCATAATACTACTTGCTTCAATTATCTGGTTTCTTAAGATTTATCAAGATGGCAAGTATTGTACATTTCCCCACGCTATTGAACTTTTGAACAAGAAGTACGCCGACCTTTTTACCATTCTGACTAGTTATCCGGAACTGGAAAACTATTTAAGTCCTTTCCTTGATGCATGGGAAGGCGGAGCCCAAGATCAGCTCCAAGGGCAGATCGCGTCGGCTAAAATACCATTATCAAGAATTATATCTCCCAAACTCTATTGGGTAATGAGCGGAAACGATTTTAGTCTTGATATTAACAATCCTGACGCTCCTAAGATCTTATGCGTTGGAAGCAATCCCGACAGACAAAATATATACTCCGCTGCTTTAGGTCTTTATAATTCTAGGATTGTCCGTTTAATCAACAAAAAGAAGCAATTAAAGTGCTCCCTAATTATCGATGAGTTGCCACAAATATTTTTTAGGGGCCTCGATAATCTGATAGCCAGTGCCAGAAGTAATTTGATTTCGGTATGCCTGGGATTGCAGGATTACTCAATGTTGACACGGGATTACGGTGATAAAGAGTCCAAAGTAATCCAAAATATTGTGGGTAATATATTCGCTGGCCAAGTTGTTGGAGATACCGCAAAAAACCTTTCCGAAAGATTTGGGAAAATTGTACAAAAAAGACAGTCAATCAGTATCAATAGAAATGATACAAGCTCATCCATTTCTACGCAGCTGGATAGCCTGATACCCGCATCTAAGATTTCAACTTTATCACAGGGAATGTTTGTCGGAGCTGTCGCTGACAATTTTGGGGAGAAAATAGAACAAAAAATTTTCCATGCCCAGATCGTAGTAGATAATGAAAAAGTTGCCAATGAAACCAAGAATTATAAACCGATTCCACAGATTCGGTCCTTTCTTTCAGACACTGGTGAAGATATTATGGAAAAAGAAATTGACGAAAATTATCGCAAGATAAAACTTGATGTTTCCATCATAATTTCAAATGAGCTATCAAGAATTAACAACGATCCTGAATTATCTCACTTAATCAAAAAAGATAAAAAGTAG